Proteins encoded in a region of the Fusarium falciforme chromosome 6, complete sequence genome:
- a CDS encoding Zn(2)-C6 fungal-type domain-containing protein yields the protein MPGVEAMQGQAGRRRAERQTSSCTECRRRKQKCSQGQPCTNCLRRFPQPICEYKVKSSKRSSPPSFLQKPPPALAVRQGPYAHLNPADVQEAIINLEDALSSSSGSSAQNPHSKISAWVPFKVVSKEVQDEDEAILKSLQVIVEHRLTLANRIYLDERAETTKAFLAHHEGRRPVGLPVEGSMEQLRLLPMEPTNLNKELVRIHLQLLCRFKCSVDGNPDPSNAFMKYWVPCCVQDPLLLQIVLFTSSCFLSETGHIPKIIAMMHKGKVYHLLNSQLRDEASQTSDASVLGVVQMVADSWYWGATADLKAHIRGLKQMIRMRGGLSQLGLHGYLAKMIIVHDVVMALAHEIDPCIYGHPGFTFQDPIMVPFKTALNTPLIFGWPTFQGCSNSLQLHPSTAQILDDMRYLFDVVLSLPEFPSAEEFDNVVTTAGWVQDRISDLPDDAPSRRSPEYRTPSRSSSVESPAKSPGSAKSDKSSPPVELPDMMYRVVRLTSLIWVRSILNRSPTSTMCSERDVMIIWGSVWQAGLPCWQAVVGIFVWIILALVPSCHKTPAGRFMKTLMVSTFMSIGVDNWHIAMDITRTAFKLQRWLAGGRIQAGEKGLSGGETVVDKYGFVMKEILPEIQLPTDDE from the exons ATGCCGGGGGTCGAAGCCATGCAGGGGCAAGCCGGCCGCCGGCGCGCTGAACGCCAGACGTCATCATGCACCGAATGTCGTCGCCGGAAGCAAAAG TGTTCACAAGGCCAGCCGTGCACAAACTGTCTTCGCCGATTTCCCCAGCCCATTTGCGAATACAAGGTCAAGTCCTCGAAAAG ATCTTCTCCCCCGTCTTTCCTCCAGAAACCACCTCCTGCGTTAGCCGTGCGACAAGGACCATACGCTCACTTGAATCCTGCCGATGTTCAGGAAGCTATTATCAATCTAGAAGATGCCCTGTCAAGTTCTTCTGGCAGCTCCGCCCAAAACCCCCATTCAAAGATCAGCGCCTGGGTTCCGTTCAAAGTTGTCTCCAAGGAggttcaagatgaagacgaagccATACTCAAGTCACTTCAGGTCATCGTGGAACATCGTCTAACCTTGGCTAACCGTATCTATTTGGACGAACGAGCCGAGACCACAAAGGCATTCTTGGCGCACCATGAAGGTCGGCGACCTGTTGGATTACCAGTCGAAGGCTCCATGGAGCAACTACGATTATTGCCAATGGAGCCTACTAATCTGAATAAGGAGTTGGTACGCATAC ACCTCCAGTTACTATGCCGTTTCAAGTGCTCCGTAGATGGAAACCCAGACCCAAGCAATGCCTTCATGAAATACTGGGTTCCCTGCTGCGTGCAGGacccccttcttctccagattGTTCTATTCACATCGTCATGTTTCCTTTCAGAGACAGGACACATTCCAAAGATAATAGCAATGATGCACAAGGGCAAGGTGTATCATTTGCTCAACTCACAGCTTCGAGACGAGGCCAGCCAAACCAGCGACGCGTCAGTTCTCGGCGTCGTTCAGATGGTTGCTGATTCTTGGTATTGGGGCGCCACGGCTGATCTCAAAGCCCACATCAGAGGTCTAAAGCAGATGATCAGGATGCGAGGTGGTCTAAGTCAACTTGGACTGCACGGATACCTAGCCAAGATGATTATAGT TCACGACGTTGTCATGGCACTTGCCCACGAGATCGATCCATGCATCTATGGTCATCCTGGATTCACGTTCCAGGATCCTATCATGGTTCCCTTCAAGACGGCCTTGAACACCCCTCTCATTTTTGGATGGCCAACTTTCCAGGGATGCTCAAACTCCCTGCAGCTTCACCCAAGCACAGCTCAGATTCTTGATGACATGCGTTATCTGTTTGACGTTGTTCTATCCCTGCCAGAATTTCCCAGCGCGGAGGAATTTGACAATGTTGTAACCACAGCTGGTTGGGTTCAGGACAGGATATCTGACCTTCCAGATGACGCTCCGTCCCGACGATCACCAGAATATCGCACACCTTCTCGATCAAGCTCTGTCGAAAGCCCGGCAAAGTCACCAGGTTCCGCAAAGTCCGACAAGTCTTCCCCGCCTGTTGAACTTCCAGACATGATGTATCGTGTCGTCCGGTTAACATCCCTGATCTGGGTTCGGTCAATCCTCAACCGCTCCCCAACCAGCACAATGTGCTCGGAGCGCGATGTAATGATAATCTGGGGCTCAGTATGGCAGGCTGGCCTACCCTGCTGGCAAGCCGTGGTCGGCATCTTTGTGTGGATTATACTGGCACTTGTTCCCAGCTGTCACAAGACACCTGCTGGTCGCTTCATGAAGACGCTGATGGTTTCCACTTTCATGTCGATCGGGGTTGACAATTGGCACATCGCCATGGACATCACCAGGACCGCTTTCAAGCTACAAAGATGGCTTGCAGGAGGCAGGATTCAAGCAGGTGAGAAGGGTCTCAGCGGAGGGGAGACTGTTGTGGATAAGTACGGATTTGTCATGAAAGAGATCCTGCCAGAGATTCAGCTCCCAACCGACGACGAATGA